One Bacteroidales bacterium DNA window includes the following coding sequences:
- a CDS encoding rubrerythrin family protein, whose protein sequence is MELKGSKTEQNLMTAFAGESQARNKYTYYASKAKKEGFVQIAELFEATANNEKEHAKIWFKLLHDGIADTATNLADAAAGERYEWTDMYATFAKEAREEGFD, encoded by the coding sequence ATGGAACTTAAAGGAAGTAAAACTGAACAAAATCTTATGACCGCTTTTGCGGGTGAGTCTCAAGCTCGTAACAAATATACCTACTACGCATCAAAGGCTAAAAAAGAGGGTTTTGTGCAAATTGCAGAGTTATTTGAGGCTACTGCCAATAACGAAAAAGAGCATGCTAAAATATGGTTTAAACTTTTGCATGATGGTATTGCTGATACTGCTACTAACTTGGCAGACGCTGCTGCTGGTGAGCGTTATGAGTGGACCGATATGTATGCTACTTTTGCTAAAGAGGCAAGAGAAGAGGGTTTTGACCA